In Larimichthys crocea isolate SSNF chromosome IV, L_crocea_2.0, whole genome shotgun sequence, a genomic segment contains:
- the pigo gene encoding GPI ethanolamine phosphate transferase 3 gives MKGLPVLSLLLWMCAVYFVGIYLFVGGFLLVRLEVNRTSTCGDVLQPGEEPGDFCRAEPRFRRAVLLIIDALKIDFARFDPNNTEPKPYENKLPVLEETVSFRPSHGRLYPFRADPPTTTMQRIKGFTTGSLPTFVDVGNNFASSAILEDNLIHQFGQVGKRVVFMGDDTWENLFPKRFHRSLPFPSFNVKDLHTVDNGILQHLYTTMVGDDWDVLVAHFLGVDHCGHRFGPDHPAMADKLTQMDGVIRSVIDRLHNDTLLVVMGDHGMTDTGDHGGESQKETDAAIFLYSPSPLFPTPPSQSEPDVVPQTDLVPTLALLLGVPIPYSNVGQVLLPLFPSHGQTEGAVGVPSQLEALWINAKQVNRFLETYSGMAKDIPPESLSQLKDEFSRLSSEYLSTVREGRSPSPKLAASLQAYLTSVRDTCRATWARFNPLKMAAGLAILAFACLTCFILSELSLVLIRENGPGLKAPVVVALMIGGCVAAGQLLTQGYIETAWCLAAAALSSELLFLWRARRSRTVTVANNGSKAPKYTSWLTPRSLLVPPLLVPLLRCASLLSDSYVIAEGRAVTFLVFSLALYIPIHLNWDGLLLPPSHDPLKAAGLLPSAALSPSTVRKESSTLLGCLGLLIGSLYLSLSFHGCREEQGSCQPSPFLSPLSRLQDSQLKNLHYILSVCSLGLWTYLLRRCLRHYGNLNSSGGTVFTARWILPLLSVSLGLHWAVSATPEDSFRNLAELISLAQLALPRAAFFLLALGLLLIWLDPLTVFVKTRAPATARGPSLPPPRYRASTGISPQAELHHLIPQIYQRMRRSLDDGEVSGGGEADNRPAVEAYGLGTVYSAPLLLFCGLLGIGLLLLHPEGMALSFLLLLLEMGALLHIHASSTTLSGLHGTYTGGFYVPWTPIVLWSLAATQFFHATGHLPTFPSIQWSAAFVGFPDGHTGTILPASLVTLNTFASHILFAVGCPLLLFWPLVCEVRGNRGGRACGEEGEDAVMEMRLRENPQQFSSALLQLSTRYLFILGAQVFASVCAAAILRRHLMVWKVFAPKLMFEASGFLVSSLSLLIGVTLVLRVDVAVGRWFKRLIPDASR, from the exons atgaAGGGGCTCCCGGTGCTGTCCTTGCTCCTTTGGATGTGTGCGGTGTACTTCGTTGGCATCTACCTGTTCGTGGGCGGATTCCTGCTGGTGAGGCTGGAGGTGAACAGGACCAGCACCTGCGGAGACGTGCTGCAGCCCGGAGAGGAGCCGGGGGACTTCTGCCGGGCCGAGCCGCGGTTCCGCAGGGCCGTCCTCCTCATCATTGACGCCCTCAAGATTGACTTCGCTCGGTTTGACCCCAACAACACGGAGCCCAAACCCTACGAGAACAAGCTGCCCGTGCTGGAGGAGACCGTCTCATTCAGGCCTTCTCACGGCCGCCTGTACCCTTTTCGTGCTGACCCACCTACGACCACCATGCAGAGGATCAAGGGCTTCACCACGGGCTCCCTGCCTACCTTTGTGGACGTGGGGAATAACTTTGCATCCAGTGCCATCTTGGAGGACAACCTCATTCACCAGTTTGGGCAAGTGG GCAAACGAGTGGTGTTCATGGGCGATGACACTTGGGAGAATCTTTTTCCTAAGAGGTTCCACCGCTCTCTGCCCTTCCCTTCGTTCAACGTCAAGGATCTGCACACTGTGGACAACGGGATCCTCCAGCACCTCTACACAACTA TGGTGGGGGACGACTGGGATGTCCTGGTCGCTCATTTCCTTGGAGTGGATCACTGTGGTCACAGGTTTGGTCCCGACCACCCAGCCATGGCCGACAAGCTCACCCAGATGGACGGAGTCATCAG GTCTGTGATTGACCGTCTGCACAATGACACCCTCTTAGTCGTGATGGGAGATCATGGGATGACGGACACTGGAGATCATGGTGGAGAAAGTCAGAAGGAAACCGATGCTGCCATCTTCCTCTACAGTCCTTCCCCTCTGTTTCCCACGCCGCCCTCCCAG AGTGAACCGGACGTGGTGCCACAGACAGACTTGGTGCCCACCCTGGCTCTGCTGCTTGGAGTTCCCATCCCGTACAGCAACGTGGGGCAGGTTCTCCTGCCTTTGTTTCCTTCTCACGGGCAGACGGAAGGCGCAGTTGGAGTTCCCAGCCAGCTGGAGGCGCTGTGGATCAACGCAAAACAG GTGAACCGTTTCCTAGAGACGTACTCTGGCATGGCCAAAGACATCCCACCGGAGAGCCTCTCTCAGCTGAAGGATGAATTCTCCCGCCTCTCCTCGGAATACCTCAGCACGGTTAGAGAGGGCCGGTCACCCTCCCCAAAGCTGGCCGCCTCCCTGCAGGCCTACCTCACCTCTGTCAGAGACACCTGCCGAGCCACCTGGGCTCGATTCAACCCGCTCAAaatggcagcaggtttagccaTCCTGGCGTTTGCCTGCCTGACGTGTTTCATACTGTCTGAGCTGTCCCTCGTGCTGATTAGGGAGAACGGTCCCGGACTGAAGGCCCCGGTTGTCGTGGCACTAATGATAGGGggctgtgtggctgcaggtcaGCTGCTAACACAAGGCTATATCGAGACAGCGTGGTGCCTGGCAGCTGCAGCCCTCAGCTCTGAACTTCTCTTCCTCTGGAGAGCCCGTCGATCCAGAACTGTTACAGTGGCGAATAATGGATCCAAAGCTCCAAAGTACACTAGCTGGCTGACCCCACGCAGCCTCCTCGTCCCCCCTCTCTTAGTGCCGCTCCTCCGCTGTGCCTCCCTACTCTCGGATAGCTACGTGATTGCCGAAGGCCGGGCCGTGACCTTTCTGGtcttctctctggctctctaTATTCCTATCCATCTCAACTGGGATGGCCTGCTCTTACCCCCCAGCCATGACCCACTAAAGGCTGCAGGACTGCTGCCTTCCGCAGCCTTGTCCCCATCGACTGTGAGGAAAGAAAGCAGCACCCTCCTGGGCTGCTTAGGGCTTCTTATTGGAAGTCTctacctctccctctccttccatGGCTGTCGGGAAGAACAGGGCTCCTGCCAGCCGTCCCCGTTCCTCTCGCCTCTTTCCCGGCTGCAGGACAGCCAGCTGAAGAACCTCCACTacatcctctctgtctgctcccTGGGCTTGTGGACATATCTGCTGAGACGCTGCCTCCGCCACTACGGTAACCTCAACTCCTCAGGTGGGACGGTGTTCACGGCCCGTTGGATCCTaccactgctgtctgtgtctctgggGCTCCACTGGGCTGTTAGTGCCACTCCAGAGGACAGCTTTAGGAATCTGGCCGAGCTGATCAGCCTGGCCCAGCTGGCCCTACCCAGGGCCGCCTTCTTTCTCCTGGCACTGGGGCTGCTCTTGATCTGGCTGGACCCCctcactgtgtttgtgaagACCAGGGCCCCAGCTACAGCCAGAGGTCCGTCCCTACCCCCGCCCCGCTACCGAGCCAGCACCGGCATCAGCCCCCAAGCCGAGCTGCACCATCTCATCCCCCAGATCTACCAGCGCATGCGTCGTTCCTTGGACGACGGAGAGGTGAGCGGGGGTGGTGAGGCGGACAACAGGCCCGCTGTGGAGGCCTACGGACTGGGAACTGTCTACTCCGCCcctttgctgctgttttgtggCCTGCTGGGAAttggtctgctgctgctgcacccaGAGGGCATGGCTCTGTCTTTCCTCCTGCTGTTACTTGAAATGGGGGCACTGTTGCACATTCACGCCTCCTCCACTACCCTCAGCGGGCTGCACGGAACATATACTG GTGGCTTTTATGTGCCCTGGACTCCAATCGTGCTGTGGTCTCTGGCCGCCACGCAGTTCTTTCATGCCACAGGTCACCTTCCCACCTTTCCCTCAATCCAGTGGAGCGCCGCCTTCGTGGGATTCCCTGACGGACACACAGGCACCATACTGCCCGCCTCGCTGGTCACCCTCAACACCTTTGCCTCACACATCTTGTTCGCag TGGGTTGTCCGTTGCTGCTGTTCTGGCCTCTGGTGTGCGAGGTACGCGGCAACAGGGGAGGGAGAGCATGCGGGGAAGAAGGAGAGGACGCCGTGATGGAGATGAGACTGAGAGAAAACCCCCAGCAGTTCAGCTCCGCTCTTCTGCAACTCTCAACACGCTACCTCTTTATTCTCGGAGCACAG GTCTTTGCTTCAGTCTGTGCAGCTGCTATCCTCAGGAGACACCTAATGGTGTGGAAGGTTTTCGCACCCAA GTTAATGTTCGAGGCCTCAGGGTTCCTGGTGAGCAGTCTGTCCCTACTGATCGGGGTCACACTAGTGCTGAGAGTAGACGTGGCCGTGGGCCGCTGGTTTAAGAGACTCATCCCAGATGCATCCAGGTAG